One genomic segment of Erythrolamprus reginae isolate rEryReg1 chromosome 2, rEryReg1.hap1, whole genome shotgun sequence includes these proteins:
- the GM2A gene encoding ganglioside GM2 activator, producing the protein MQALALWLTVGVLQLLSAVHGGPQKQHFFAPNITWSLSKVQNFAWENCGPPSEPAMIKSLSVSPDPIAVPGDVTVIASGASTILLCSPLKATVILEKKLGDIWLKIPCVDELGSCTYEDTCALLDSLIPPGQPCPEPLQSYGIPCHCPFKAGTYSLPSSEFFIPNMDLPSFLTNGDYRMRVVLSNGDQEMACTKLAFSLQSERRWLH; encoded by the exons ATGCAGGCTTTGGCGCTCTGGCTGACCGTCGGCGTTCTCCAGCTGTTGTCAGCTGTCCACGGGGGACCCCAAAAACAACATTTTTTTGCGCCGAACATTACCTGGTCCCTGAGTAAG GTACAAAACTTCGCATGGGAAAACTGTGGCCCTCCATCAGAACCTGCAATGATTAAGAGTCTATCTGTAAGTCCTGATCCAATTGCTGTTCCTGGAGATGTGACAGTTATTGCATCAGGGGCCAGCACTATACTCCTCTGTAGTCCTCTAAAG GCAACAGTcatactggagaagaagcttggAGATATATGGTTAAAAATCCCTTGTGTGGATGAACTTGGGAGCTGCACCTATGAGGATACTTGCGCCTTGCTGGACAGCCTCATCCCTCCAGGCCAGCCATGTCCAGAGCCATTGCAAAGTTACGGCATTCCATGTCACTGCCCATTCAAAGCG GGCACCTACAGCCTTCCTTCCTCTGAATTCTTCATACCCAACATGGATTTGCCTTCTTTCCTCACCAATGGAGACTACAGGATGAGAGTTGTGCTGAGCAACGGGGACCAAGAGATGGCCTGCACTAAGCTGGCCTTCTCCTTGCAGTCAGAGAGACGGTGGCTACACTGA